From Chloroflexota bacterium, the proteins below share one genomic window:
- a CDS encoding hemolysin family protein, producing MLIAINALFAGGQFALVAVDRYRIDDMVSRNVRGARPVQQALRTLSFQLSGAQLGITISSLILGWVVDGALSPLLRPLLGWLPPGAIGAATAAIALTLATALQMVFGELAPKNLAIARPARTAVVFVPPVVLINTLAGPLIRLLNAAANWSMQRVGIQPREELPGVESLEELRSTLRWAALEGEIEGVEHTLLDRALSLRDRAARDVLVPRSSVVSLAGDATYADLIEAARDTGHSRFPIQDASGSGLAAIAHVKDALRVAAEDRAQTVLAPSGQPLVVVPESTDLHRLLIELQRQGQTMAIVLDEFGDESGIVTIEDVVEEVLGEIEDEYDPPAVRLATPTGTGVYEADGRIRQQELLEATGFEMPDGRYDTLAGLLILRFQRVPNVGDRVEIDGWRFQVLEMAGPRIAQVLLTSPARLRDRP from the coding sequence GTGCTCATCGCGATCAACGCCCTCTTTGCCGGAGGCCAGTTCGCGTTGGTCGCGGTGGATCGCTATCGCATCGACGACATGGTCAGCCGCAACGTCCGCGGCGCACGTCCGGTGCAGCAGGCCCTGCGGACGCTCTCGTTCCAGCTCTCGGGCGCACAGCTCGGAATCACCATCAGCTCTCTGATTCTGGGATGGGTCGTCGACGGCGCACTGTCGCCATTGCTCCGGCCACTGCTGGGCTGGCTGCCGCCCGGGGCCATCGGCGCCGCAACCGCGGCAATCGCCCTCACGCTCGCAACCGCGCTGCAAATGGTCTTTGGCGAGCTGGCGCCGAAGAATCTGGCGATCGCACGGCCCGCCCGCACCGCCGTCGTCTTCGTCCCGCCCGTGGTGCTCATCAACACCCTGGCAGGCCCCCTCATCCGCTTACTGAATGCGGCGGCCAACTGGTCCATGCAGCGCGTGGGGATTCAGCCGCGCGAGGAGCTCCCCGGCGTTGAGTCGCTGGAGGAGCTGCGAAGCACGCTCCGCTGGGCGGCGCTGGAGGGTGAGATCGAGGGCGTGGAGCACACGCTGCTCGACCGGGCGCTCAGCCTGCGCGACCGTGCCGCGCGCGATGTGCTGGTCCCCCGCTCGTCCGTCGTCTCGTTGGCCGGCGACGCCACGTACGCGGACTTGATCGAGGCGGCGCGGGACACCGGACACTCGCGATTCCCCATCCAGGACGCCAGCGGCTCGGGACTCGCGGCCATCGCACATGTGAAGGACGCGCTCCGGGTCGCGGCGGAGGATCGCGCGCAGACAGTGCTTGCGCCCAGCGGGCAACCGCTGGTCGTCGTCCCCGAGTCCACCGATCTGCACCGCCTGCTTATCGAGCTGCAACGACAGGGGCAAACCATGGCCATCGTGCTCGACGAGTTCGGCGACGAATCCGGCATCGTCACCATCGAGGACGTCGTGGAAGAGGTTCTGGGCGAAATCGAGGACGAGTACGACCCGCCGGCCGTGCGGCTGGCGACGCCGACGGGCACCGGCGTGTATGAGGCGGACGGACGCATTCGCCAGCAGGAGCTGCTCGAAGCCACCGGGTTCGAAATGCCCGACGGACGCTACGACACTCTGGCGGGGCTGTTGATCCTGCGGTTCCAACGAGTGCCGAATGTTGGCGACCGCGTTGAAATCGACGGCTGGCGCTTTCAGGTTCTCGAAATGGCCGGACCGCGCATCGCGCAGGTTCTGCTCACGTCGCCGGCCCGCCTGCGGGATCGCCCATGA
- a CDS encoding hemolysin family protein — MNGVFLLAAVLLLAVNAFMVAAEVAITAAAGRRSAIEAEAALGGYRARLASTSLRELAFMLTGAQFGITLASLGLGFVAEPAIADLIVHTVGDHIDIPENVIHLIASAIALTLVVFLHMVLGEMAPKNIAIAEPIRTMLWVSVPYRAYANAIRPVLWVLNGMANLVLRTFGIAPREELRARYTASQIAEMLSALRRIEAIDISDYRLAQGAIGLESRKARDIMLPRSSVETVPATATIREIEAVAADTGHSRLPVLGSQPDDFRGFVHIKDLLTRTDLRPSSPLPAAMIRPLPVVPETATLGALLLDMRRRRSHMVLAIDEHGSPAGVVALEDLLEELVGEIADEFDRQSNLPSTQSGRVVVAGSLRPADLEDRTGLQLPEGPYSTVAGYVMQRLGSMPRVGQTVIHDGWQLRVRRMQGPRVVEIELVPPETTSEANDGAAPA; from the coding sequence ATGAACGGCGTGTTTCTCCTCGCGGCCGTCCTCCTGCTCGCCGTGAACGCGTTCATGGTCGCGGCGGAGGTGGCCATCACCGCGGCCGCCGGACGACGCTCGGCTATCGAGGCTGAGGCCGCGCTGGGTGGCTATCGGGCGCGATTGGCCAGCACGTCGCTGCGCGAGCTCGCCTTCATGCTCACCGGCGCGCAGTTCGGGATCACCTTGGCGTCGCTCGGGCTTGGATTCGTCGCGGAACCGGCCATTGCCGACTTGATCGTCCACACGGTGGGAGACCACATCGACATTCCCGAGAACGTGATCCACCTCATCGCCTCGGCAATCGCCCTCACCCTGGTCGTCTTCCTCCACATGGTGCTCGGCGAGATGGCGCCCAAGAACATCGCGATTGCGGAGCCAATCCGAACCATGCTTTGGGTCTCGGTGCCGTACCGGGCCTATGCCAACGCAATTCGGCCCGTGCTGTGGGTCCTCAACGGCATGGCCAACCTGGTGCTGCGCACGTTCGGCATTGCCCCGCGCGAGGAGCTGCGGGCGCGCTACACCGCGTCGCAGATCGCCGAGATGCTGTCGGCCTTGCGCCGCATCGAGGCCATCGACATTTCCGACTATCGGCTGGCACAGGGCGCGATTGGGCTCGAATCGCGCAAGGCCCGCGACATCATGCTGCCGCGATCATCGGTCGAGACCGTGCCCGCCACCGCAACCATTCGCGAGATCGAGGCCGTTGCCGCCGACACCGGGCACTCGCGACTGCCGGTGCTCGGCAGCCAACCGGACGACTTTCGGGGATTCGTGCATATCAAAGATCTGCTCACGCGCACCGACCTGCGTCCGTCGTCGCCGCTGCCGGCCGCCATGATTCGCCCGTTGCCGGTGGTGCCCGAGACCGCCACGCTGGGCGCGCTGCTGCTCGACATGCGGCGCCGGCGCAGCCATATGGTGCTCGCCATCGACGAGCACGGCAGCCCAGCGGGCGTCGTGGCCCTGGAGGATCTGCTCGAAGAGCTGGTGGGCGAAATCGCCGATGAGTTCGATCGGCAGTCCAATTTGCCGTCGACCCAGTCCGGACGCGTCGTGGTCGCGGGCAGCCTGCGTCCCGCCGACCTCGAGGACCGGACGGGCCTTCAGCTGCCCGAGGGCCCCTATTCCACCGTCGCCGGCTACGTCATGCAGCGGCTCGGCTCCATGCCTCGCGTCGGACAGACTGTGATTCACGACGGATGGCAACTCCGCGTGCGCCGCATGCAGGGTCCGCGCGTGGTCGAAATCGAGCTCGTGCCTCCGGAAACGACCTCGGAGGCGAATGATGGCGCTGCTCCCGCGTGA
- the recO gene encoding DNA repair protein RecO, producing the protein MPELGRSQTYRAEGIVLGRRDLGDADRIVTLFTREFGRRRLVARGSRRPASHLAPSIELFNRVRILGVVGSSLDILSQVEELESHPRLRTDLAAFAAAGWSVELLDGLSEDNEPSLDAYDAVLTFLRGLDLSSDPPELWLTALALILLQLHGYSPELGRCTACGQPLQPGNHRFASAAGGVVCRADSREHESRPLSVAALKVLRYLAREGFHAASRLRVDANVRAEVRDILRAYSTTILERDVKSARMLTPAAPGKLAAR; encoded by the coding sequence ATGCCGGAACTGGGGCGCTCGCAAACCTATCGCGCCGAGGGCATCGTGCTCGGTCGACGCGACTTGGGCGACGCCGACCGCATCGTGACCCTGTTCACACGCGAGTTCGGTCGACGCCGCCTGGTCGCGCGCGGCTCGCGGCGGCCTGCCAGCCACCTGGCGCCCAGCATCGAGCTCTTCAACCGCGTCCGCATTTTGGGTGTCGTGGGCTCGTCCCTCGACATCCTGTCGCAGGTCGAGGAGTTGGAATCGCATCCGCGCCTGCGAACCGATCTGGCGGCATTCGCGGCGGCGGGGTGGTCCGTCGAGTTGCTCGATGGTCTGAGCGAAGACAACGAGCCGTCGCTCGACGCCTACGACGCCGTGCTCACGTTTCTGCGGGGACTCGACCTGAGCAGCGATCCGCCGGAGCTTTGGCTCACGGCGCTGGCGCTCATCCTCCTGCAGCTGCACGGATACTCACCCGAGCTTGGCCGCTGCACGGCATGCGGACAGCCGCTGCAACCCGGCAACCATCGCTTCGCCAGCGCGGCGGGAGGCGTGGTGTGCCGGGCCGACAGCCGTGAACATGAATCACGGCCCCTGAGCGTGGCGGCGCTCAAGGTGCTGCGGTATCTCGCGCGCGAGGGGTTTCACGCTGCCTCACGTTTGCGGGTGGACGCCAACGTGCGCGCCGAGGTTCGAGACATCCTGCGGGCCTACTCGACCACCATCCTCGAACGCGACGTAAAGTCCGCGCGCATGCTGACCCCGGCGGCGCCTGGGAAACTGGCAGCACGCTGA
- a CDS encoding glycine--tRNA ligase, with the protein MAAPDLDTLVALAKRRGFVFGSSEIYGGFASTWDYGPLGAELIRNIKEAWWRRVVMAREDVVGLNASILMHPRVWEASGHVENFNDPLVECPQCRRRFRQDDVPDGKCPHDGSALTDPRRFNTMFSTQVGPVEESAATAYLRPETAQAIFVNFKNVVDSTRVRLPFGIGQIGKAFRNEITTGNFIFRSREFEQMELEYFVEPGQDAGAYQAWIDERLAWWQEFGLDSSRLRLRPHGADELSHYSKGTTDIEYEFPFGWGELEGIANRTDFDLARHAEASGETLTVFDESSKSHVRPYVIEPASGVDRAALAFLADAYTEQEVRGETRVFLNLDPRLAPIKAAIFPLARNKPDLVKLARDVRARLAASWPVFYDAGGSIGRRYARQDEAGTPFGITVDYDSLDDHSVTVRHRDTMDQDRVAVNDLHGFLAERLAW; encoded by the coding sequence ATGGCTGCGCCGGATCTCGACACCCTGGTCGCCCTCGCCAAGCGACGCGGATTCGTGTTCGGGAGCTCCGAAATCTACGGCGGATTCGCCAGCACCTGGGACTACGGACCGCTGGGCGCCGAGCTGATTCGCAATATCAAGGAGGCTTGGTGGCGGCGCGTGGTGATGGCCCGCGAGGACGTGGTGGGGCTCAATGCGTCGATCCTCATGCACCCCCGCGTCTGGGAGGCTTCCGGGCACGTCGAAAACTTCAACGACCCTCTGGTCGAATGCCCCCAGTGCCGCCGCCGATTCCGCCAGGATGACGTGCCGGACGGCAAGTGCCCCCATGACGGCTCGGCGCTCACCGATCCGCGACGCTTCAACACCATGTTCAGCACGCAGGTCGGGCCGGTCGAGGAGTCGGCCGCCACGGCCTACCTCCGGCCCGAAACGGCCCAGGCGATCTTCGTGAACTTCAAGAACGTCGTCGACTCAACGCGCGTGCGACTGCCCTTCGGGATCGGCCAAATCGGCAAGGCCTTCCGCAACGAGATCACCACGGGCAACTTCATCTTCCGCAGCCGTGAGTTCGAGCAGATGGAGCTGGAGTATTTTGTAGAGCCTGGGCAGGACGCGGGCGCCTACCAGGCCTGGATCGACGAGCGCCTGGCCTGGTGGCAGGAGTTTGGGCTGGACTCCAGCCGACTTCGGCTGCGCCCGCACGGCGCCGACGAGCTATCGCACTACTCGAAGGGCACCACGGACATCGAGTACGAGTTCCCGTTTGGCTGGGGGGAGCTCGAGGGCATCGCCAACCGCACCGATTTCGACCTCGCGCGGCACGCTGAGGCCAGCGGCGAGACGCTCACGGTGTTCGACGAATCTTCCAAGTCGCACGTTCGGCCCTACGTCATCGAGCCGGCGAGCGGTGTCGACCGTGCGGCGCTGGCCTTCCTGGCCGACGCCTACACCGAGCAGGAAGTGCGCGGCGAGACCCGCGTATTCCTGAATCTGGACCCGCGTCTGGCGCCGATCAAGGCCGCCATTTTTCCGCTCGCGCGCAACAAGCCCGACCTGGTCAAGCTGGCGCGCGACGTTCGAGCGCGCCTGGCCGCGTCGTGGCCGGTCTTCTACGACGCCGGTGGGTCAATTGGGCGGCGCTATGCCCGCCAGGACGAGGCCGGCACGCCGTTCGGCATCACCGTGGACTACGACTCGCTGGACGACCACTCGGTGACCGTCCGTCACCGCGACACGATGGATCAGGACCGCGTTGCCGTGAACGACCTGCACGGCTTCTTGGCCGAGCGGCTGGCCTGGTAG
- a CDS encoding CDP-alcohol phosphatidyltransferase family protein — protein MDAQGDQPAAGSYSRAERIVLGPFRRGMAVVLSPVVAALARLGAPPTAVSLSQIPIGFAAAALIMHAPRVALALFVGTLVLDAIDGALARKTGRESAFGALADQVSDHIREITFVGGLVAAGAMRGEIGVAYALLYPLVNFMLYAANRYGAEVPLAVKTWMSFYPFLLIYLAFEINWLDYAGAVSAGFMAATSIAALVLMRHRMNADDLSTD, from the coding sequence GTGGACGCCCAGGGCGATCAGCCGGCGGCGGGGTCCTACTCGCGGGCCGAGCGCATTGTCCTCGGGCCGTTTCGTCGAGGAATGGCGGTCGTCCTTTCGCCGGTGGTGGCCGCACTCGCCCGGCTCGGCGCGCCGCCGACGGCTGTGTCGCTGAGTCAGATTCCAATCGGGTTCGCCGCCGCGGCGCTCATCATGCACGCGCCGCGCGTGGCCCTGGCGCTGTTCGTGGGCACGCTTGTGCTGGACGCCATTGACGGGGCGCTGGCGCGAAAAACAGGCCGTGAGTCAGCCTTCGGAGCCCTGGCCGACCAGGTTTCCGACCACATCCGCGAAATCACCTTCGTCGGCGGTCTGGTCGCCGCCGGCGCGATGCGGGGAGAGATCGGCGTGGCCTACGCCCTGCTCTATCCGCTGGTGAACTTCATGCTCTACGCCGCCAATCGCTACGGCGCCGAGGTGCCCCTGGCGGTCAAGACGTGGATGTCGTTCTACCCGTTTCTGCTCATCTACCTGGCGTTCGAGATCAACTGGCTGGACTATGCCGGGGCGGTGTCCGCTGGATTCATGGCCGCAACGTCGATTGCGGCGCTGGTGCTCATGCGGCACCGCATGAATGCCGATGACCTGTCGACCGACTAG
- a CDS encoding Gfo/Idh/MocA family oxidoreductase encodes MARTRAAVIGLGRIASTIDDEIQVYDGHSLPYSHIACFRAVPEVEIVGMSDTWEEQREAARQRWGFDAIYADYRAMLDETRPDIVSVCTSAEPRASILIDIAKGGYGVKAIWAEKPITISLQEADDVVTACNDAGIALAVNCTRRWMNNYTQALRMVNDGLIGDVIHVVARARSGLSHNGSHMLTTLTMFTGGRAEWVVGELGPDEDPMSDNDFTASGFLAFPNGVRGYFRALDNGPNDHSYDITGTTGMIRMMGDGRLSELWTSEAPLPGQRNPQAARRFFPPEREVRAGAVNVIYDLIHCIETGDTPKCSGEDAREALEIAIATRQSHRRGNVRVDLPVEDRRERIISAEVINSGGIPRAIQRQRDAQR; translated from the coding sequence ATGGCGCGCACACGGGCAGCAGTCATTGGTCTCGGACGCATCGCGAGCACCATCGACGACGAGATTCAGGTCTACGACGGGCACTCCCTCCCTTATTCCCACATTGCCTGCTTTCGGGCCGTTCCCGAGGTTGAGATCGTCGGCATGTCCGACACCTGGGAGGAGCAGCGCGAGGCCGCCCGGCAGCGCTGGGGGTTCGACGCCATCTACGCCGACTACCGCGCGATGCTCGACGAAACTCGTCCCGACATCGTAAGCGTGTGCACGTCGGCGGAGCCTCGCGCCTCGATCCTCATCGACATTGCCAAGGGAGGGTATGGCGTCAAGGCCATCTGGGCGGAGAAGCCGATCACGATTTCCTTGCAGGAGGCCGACGACGTGGTCACTGCCTGCAACGACGCGGGCATCGCGCTGGCGGTGAACTGCACCCGGCGCTGGATGAACAACTACACCCAGGCCCTGCGCATGGTAAACGACGGCCTCATCGGCGACGTGATCCACGTCGTGGCTCGGGCGCGTTCGGGGCTTTCGCACAACGGCAGTCACATGCTCACCACGCTCACCATGTTCACCGGCGGTCGCGCTGAGTGGGTGGTCGGCGAGCTGGGGCCCGACGAAGACCCGATGAGCGACAACGACTTCACGGCCAGCGGATTCCTCGCGTTTCCCAACGGCGTGCGCGGCTATTTTCGCGCGTTGGACAACGGCCCCAACGACCACTCCTACGACATCACCGGCACGACCGGCATGATCCGCATGATGGGCGACGGGCGCCTGAGCGAGCTGTGGACCAGCGAGGCGCCCCTCCCCGGACAGCGGAATCCGCAGGCGGCGCGTCGCTTCTTCCCGCCCGAGCGCGAGGTGCGCGCCGGCGCGGTGAATGTGATCTACGACCTGATCCACTGCATCGAGACGGGCGACACGCCCAAGTGCAGCGGGGAGGACGCGCGCGAAGCGCTGGAAATCGCCATCGCCACCCGCCAGTCGCACCGACGCGGCAACGTGCGGGTGGACCTGCCGGTCGAGGACCGCCGTGAGCGCATCATCTCAGCGGAAGTCATCAACAGCGGGGGCATCCCGCGCGCGATCCAGCGGCAGCGCGACGCCCAACGCTAA
- a CDS encoding histone deacetylase family protein yields MSDVRIPVVWSEAHVDHAPTLQAIDGVDYPHPEVPSRPRLIREALDAAGLADLVPAAPCDDLLVDRVHAPAYRQFIDEACTELDANEQLAPAGVSADAAVLESDSLAVRASYFAFGTDAPLMRATYWAARSAVDIAVTGADLVKRGAPHAFALCRPPGHHAEHDRMGGFCYFNNAVIAAHELLSAGRVAILDVDYHHGNGSQHLTYGRGDILYVSLHADPRWAYPGFSGRAAERGSGEGEGFNLNYPLWPGTAIDDYAATLAGACERIAAFAPACLIVSLGFDTHADDPIASFALRSEDFARIGAEIAALDLPTLHVLEGGYALARLGESAVAYVGALT; encoded by the coding sequence ATGTCCGACGTCCGTATCCCGGTGGTGTGGTCAGAGGCCCACGTCGACCACGCGCCCACGCTTCAGGCCATCGACGGCGTCGACTATCCGCATCCCGAGGTGCCGTCACGCCCCAGGCTGATCCGGGAGGCCCTGGATGCCGCGGGCCTGGCCGACCTGGTGCCGGCTGCTCCGTGCGACGACCTGCTCGTTGATCGGGTGCATGCTCCGGCCTACCGCCAATTCATCGACGAGGCGTGTACGGAATTGGACGCCAACGAGCAGCTCGCACCGGCCGGCGTTTCGGCGGACGCAGCCGTATTGGAAAGCGACAGCCTTGCGGTGCGCGCGAGCTACTTCGCCTTCGGCACCGACGCGCCATTGATGCGCGCGACTTACTGGGCGGCGCGGTCCGCGGTTGACATTGCCGTGACCGGCGCCGACCTTGTCAAGCGCGGGGCGCCCCACGCATTCGCCCTGTGCCGCCCGCCCGGGCATCACGCCGAGCACGATCGAATGGGCGGATTCTGCTATTTCAACAATGCGGTGATCGCCGCGCACGAGCTGCTTTCCGCTGGTCGTGTCGCCATCCTGGACGTGGACTATCACCACGGCAACGGATCGCAACACCTCACCTATGGCCGGGGCGACATTCTCTACGTATCGCTGCATGCCGACCCGCGTTGGGCCTATCCCGGCTTCTCCGGAAGAGCTGCCGAGCGCGGCTCGGGCGAAGGTGAGGGATTCAATCTCAACTATCCGCTCTGGCCGGGAACCGCGATCGACGACTACGCCGCCACGCTTGCAGGCGCCTGCGAGCGGATCGCGGCCTTCGCTCCGGCGTGCCTCATCGTGTCACTCGGATTCGACACCCACGCCGACGATCCGATTGCGTCCTTCGCGCTTCGTAGCGAGGACTTCGCGCGCATCGGCGCCGAGATTGCCGCGCTGGACCTGCCGACGCTCCACGTGCTGGAGGGCGGCTACGCCCTGGCGCGATTGGGCGAAAGCGCCGTGGCCTACGTCGGCGCGCTCACCTGA
- a CDS encoding Gfo/Idh/MocA family oxidoreductase has translation MRFCIVGSGAITTFHRDALLDIDGIAVDSVVSRLLPSAQEFAETCRADFATTDLAEALARPNVDAVLITSPNRMHYDQALAAIGAGKHVLLEIPMTLRLDQAEELDRAARAAGITLMICHTERYYAPNLWLHERIARGSLRPLHLHRDWHFFRRENIGWTGRRRSWVDDILWHHGGHAVDNAVWMFGQEPHVARGLYGPPSGPNQVPLDLSIQLAFPEGGLASLVLSYNAMVDKVTTRTVLICEEDTFTFLHDVLVNHAGEVVAQEEQMLAVSRQNREFVSAVTDGREPLTGVPELLPSWRTLDRLERSALEAAP, from the coding sequence ATGCGCTTTTGCATTGTTGGATCCGGTGCCATCACGACGTTTCACCGGGACGCGCTACTCGACATAGACGGCATCGCCGTCGACAGCGTCGTGAGCCGGCTTCTGCCGTCGGCGCAGGAGTTTGCCGAGACGTGCCGCGCCGACTTTGCCACGACGGATTTGGCGGAGGCGCTGGCGCGCCCCAACGTCGACGCCGTGCTGATCACGTCGCCGAACCGCATGCACTACGACCAGGCCTTGGCGGCAATCGGGGCGGGCAAGCACGTGCTGCTCGAGATTCCCATGACGCTGCGCCTCGACCAGGCGGAGGAGCTGGATCGAGCGGCCCGCGCCGCCGGCATCACCCTCATGATCTGTCACACCGAGCGCTACTACGCGCCCAACCTGTGGCTCCACGAGCGCATTGCTCGCGGCAGCCTGCGTCCGCTGCACCTGCACCGTGACTGGCACTTCTTCCGCCGGGAGAACATCGGATGGACCGGACGGCGGCGGAGCTGGGTGGACGACATCCTGTGGCACCACGGCGGCCACGCGGTCGACAACGCCGTCTGGATGTTCGGCCAGGAGCCGCACGTCGCCCGCGGGCTCTACGGCCCGCCAAGCGGACCCAACCAGGTGCCATTGGATCTGTCGATTCAGCTGGCCTTTCCGGAAGGCGGGCTGGCGTCGCTGGTGCTCTCGTACAACGCGATGGTCGACAAGGTGACGACGCGCACGGTGCTTATCTGCGAGGAAGATACGTTCACCTTCCTGCATGACGTGCTGGTCAACCATGCCGGGGAGGTCGTGGCGCAGGAGGAGCAGATGCTGGCCGTGTCGCGCCAGAACCGGGAGTTCGTGAGCGCGGTGACGGACGGTCGCGAGCCGCTCACCGGGGTGCCGGAGCTGCTGCCCTCGTGGCGCACGCTCGATCGCCTGGAGCGCAGCGCGCTCGAAGCGGCGCCCTAG